The sequence below is a genomic window from Nitrospira sp..
CGACTGGGAATCGTCCCCCACCACCATCACATTATTATGGGTGGCGGCCAGCTTCCGGACCACTTCAGCCTGCAACCGGTTCGTATCCTGATACTCATCCACAAGGATGTAGCGAAACTGCCGCGAGATCGTCATCCGCGCCGTTTCGTCCAGCAGCAACAGCTGCCGCAGCATCACCAGCAGATCGTCATAGTCGAGCAACTGCTTCTGCCGCTTCGCCGACTGATAGGCCGTCTTCAAGCGGCTCAGGTCTTCGATGTGATCGGCAAAATGCCCGAACTCGTCGAGAATGATCTCTTCCAGCGAGCGGAGCGTATTCTCGCTCTTGCTGATCATCTCCATAATCGTCCCCTTGCGGGGGAAGCGCTTGTCCTTTTCATTCAGCCCGAGCTGCGACCGGACCAGCGCAATCAGATCTTCCGCATCACCGCGATCCAGGATGGTGAAGCCCGGCTCCACCCCGATCGACCGGCCGTAACGGCGCAGCATGAGATTCGCAACAGAATGAAACGTGCCTCCGCACACACGCTCACTGCGTGCGCCGATCAGTTCGCCGGCCCGCTGCAACATCTCTTGCGCCGACTTGCGCGTAAATGTAAGGAGGAGAATATTCGATGGATCGACGCCTGAATCAATGAGATAGGCCACGCGATAGACCAGCGTGCGCGTCTTGCCGCTGCCCGCACCGGCAATGACCAACGAAGGGCCTTCGCCCGCCGTCACCGCCGCCAACTGCTGCGAATTCAACGCCGCGGCATAGTCGATCGACAGCTTGCGCGGCGCAGCCTCATCCTCAGAGCGTTTAAGAACGTACGTTTTAACTTCTCGTTCCATGAGTGACCAGGGGAAGGCCGAGCGACATGATACCAATCAGCGGGCTGGGCTGTATAACACACCGCTGGAACCCTTCTCAACGAGCATCCCCCGCACGCGGCCCCCAAACCACCCCTTTCATCCCCAAACATCTCTCCGCTATAATCGCGCTCCTTGAACAGGAGCACATATGGGAACCGCCAATAAAGAATATCAAGCGCAACTTCGCCAGCTCGCAGAACTCATGCTCGCCGTCTCGGGCGAATCCGTCACGATGATGAAGCGCAACGCCCCGGAGCAGGCGCTGAAGCTGAAGCGGCAGGATGAGTGGGGCATCTATCTCGAATTCCTGAAGGTCATGTTCAATCTGACCGACCGGCTGACGGCGCTGCACATCCCGATCAAGGATCAGTTGGAATTCATGAACGGATTGGAAGACGCAGTGACCACTCAATTGAAGACCGTGTTGGAGCCGGCATTCGGCAACAATGCCGACCAGATGGAAATCGTCCTGACCGTCGGCAACGCCGTGGCGGAAAGCCGCGACCTCTACGAGAAGTACAAGTTCCTCATCACGGAAGACTCCAAACCGAAGAACGAACTCTTTCAGGCCTTCGCTGAGCGCGTCGCCCAGACACTGGGAGCCCCGCAGAACGGCCAGGTCATCGCCGCCGCAACCTTATGCGCGAGCGCCATTATTCCCGCCGTGAGCGCCGTCCTGCAGGGACAAGCGCCACCCACAGCCGCACCATCCACGCCGACTCAGCAACCCGTAAAAGCCGCCGGCAACGGAGAGCCGGCCAAGAAGGGTCCGACGGGGCAGGACATCAAGCTGGTGAGCCTCATGTCGAACGTGAGCGGCGAAGAGGTCGAAACCCGCTGGGGCCTCCATCCGCGTTTCCGCGGGGATCTCACGCCCGCCGAACTACAGCAACTCACCAAGCTCCTGAACCGAGTTGCAAAAATCCTTGGCGAACGCTACGCCGCCGTGGCATTCTCCGAGGAATGGAACTCATGGCACAAAACCGGACACGCCTGACCGCTTCTCACAACACAGAAGCACTCCATCCGAACGTTCCGACCAGCGCACGCCGTGCGGCGGACATGCTCGGATTTAGCCTCATAGGCAGCAGGATGCTCAGAAAGGCCGACCAGCCAGGCCGCAGCGAGCGAAGAAGCGAGGCGTACGCTTCGGTACGTTGAGTCTCTGAGCGATGCGAGAACGCTGCTGGGGAGCTTTTTCAGCATCCTGCAAACTGTCTCACGCAAAGGAGCACATGTGGATACTGTCGAGAACTCAAATCCTATTTCCAAGCACCTCCCGCAGAATCTGATCCGGCTGGCCGAACTCTCACAAAACCTCTGGTGGAGCTGGACACTGGAAGCCCGGCAGCTGTTCGAACTGATCGATCCGACGCTCTGGTACTTCACCCATCACAATCCGGTTCGTCTGCTCCAGGAAGTGAAACCCGAACGGCTCCAGCAACTCGTGCACGATCCGACGTTTGTCCGGCACTACTCGGCGGTGATGAAAAGATTTGACGAATACCGACTGGGCAACGGCACGTGGTACGGCAAGAAGTACGGCCATCCGAAGAGCCCGTCCATCGCCTATTTCTCGGCGGAATTTGGCCTGCACATTTCCATTCCCATTTATAGCGGAGGCCTGGGCATCCTCGCGGGCGATCATTGCAAAGAAGCGAGCGATCTGGGTGTCCCCCTTGTAGGCATCGGCTTTATGTACCCGCAAGGCTACTTCCGTCAACGGATCACGCCGGAAGGCTGGCAGGAAGCCGCCTATGCCCCGTTCAACCGCGAAGAATCCCCGATCCGTCCGGCCCTCACTCCGTCAGGCGCACCCTGCAGAATTACGGTCGTGATGGGCCATCGTACGGTCGCCGCACAGGTGTGGCGCGCCGAAGTCGGACGCATCGTGCTCTATTTGATCGACACCGATGTCCCGGAAAACAACCCCGAGAATCGGGCACTGTCGGCTCGCCTTTACGGGGGCGACCAGGAGATTCGCCTCTGCCAGGAAATCCTTCTGGGCATCGGCGGTGTACGCATGCTACGGGAACTGGGCATCAACCCGACCGTGTTCCATGCCAACGAAGGACACTCGGCGTTTCTGACGTTGGAACGTATTCGTGAATTCGTCCAGAAGGGATCGACCCACGCCGAGGCCAGTGAACTGGTTCGCCAGAGCACGGTCTTTACGACCCATACCCCGGTGCCTGCCGGACATGATGTGTTCCCCCATCATTTAATGGATCGTTACTTCGCCGGCTATTGGGAACAACTCGGATTGAGTCGCGAGGAATTCCTCCGGCTGGGTGAAACACCGGAATCGCGCGGACAGGGTTTTAATATGACAGCGCTGGCCATGAACCAGGCCGCGCACGTGAACGGCGTGAGCCGCGAACATGGCCGGGTCTCCCGCGAAATGTGGCAACACCACTGGCCCGGGCTCGCGACGGACCTGGTCCCGATCAAGAGCGTGACCAACGGCATTCATGCTCCGACCTGGATCGGCCTCGAGATGAACCAGCTCTACGGCAAATTCCTCGGCCCGGACTGGGCCGAGCGCTGTGATGAACAAGCCATGTGGCAACGGGTGAGCGATATTCCGGATGGCGAACTCTGGGCGGTGCGCAAAACCATGAAGCGCAAGCTGATGCGATTTATTCGCGAACGCGCCCGGACCGGCTGGATCAACGGCCACCTGCAATCCTCGCAAGTCATCGCCCGCGGGACGCTGTTAGATCCCGAAGCCTTGACCCTTGGATTCGCGCGCCGCTTCGCGACCTACAAGCGGGCCACGTTGCTCTTCCGCGATCTCGAACGGCTGAAACGTCTGCTGCAAAATCATTGGCGCCCGGTGCAGCTCGTGTTCGCCGGCAAGGCCCATCCTGCCGATGAGCCGGGGCGCTACTTCATCCATGAGGTAGTGAATTTCTGTAACGACCACAAGCTCGGCGGCCACATCGCTTTTCTCGAAGACTACGACATGCACATGGCCAAATTTCTCGTGCAGGGCGTGGATGTGTGGCTCAATACGCCGCGCTTCCCGCTCGAAGCCAGCGGCACCAGCGGCATGAAAGCCGCTTTGAACGGCGTCATCAACTGTAGCGTGCTCGACGGCTGGTGGAAAGAAGGCTACAACGGCGCGAACGGCTGGGGCGTCGACCCGCTGCCGCCTTCGACCGACCAGCACGAGCAGGATGTCCATGACTCGGAAGAGCTCTATCGCCTGCTTGAACAAGAAGTCGTCCCCCTTTACTATCAGCGAGACCTCGACGGCACGCCGCGAGGCTGGCTCCAAATGGTGAAGGAATGTATCCGGACTGTCGCCCCGCAGTTCTGCACGAAACGTATGGTGAAGGACTACGTCGAGACGATGTACAGCGGAGCCGCTGCCCGCACACCGTCATCATGGTAAACGCCTCCGCGTTGGAACGGCCATATCGTGCGCCGTGGAGTGCCATTGCCGCGGCACTCTGCTTCGCCGTTATGGCCGGGCTGTTTCTCCTCTTTGCAGCACCGCTTGAAACCCGAGCGGCAACCTCTCCGCCTTCCGCCCAAGACAAAGACCTCCCCGCTCTCTTTAAAGCCGGCGACTACCCGGCGATCGTACAACGCTTTCAGGCGCTCCCCAAAGACGCCACGCCGTCAAAAGAGATGCTCCGCCTGGCCTTCCAGAGCTTTGTGAAACTCGGACGCGGGGAAGAAGCCCTGCCGTTGTATCCTCGTATCAAGGCAGACGGCCAACCGGACGATCTGACGTTGCTTCGCCCCCTCGCGCTCAGCCTCATTACCAGCCGCGTGCGCGATCAGAAAGAGCATGTGCGTATCGCCGCCTACACCGTTCTGGCCGAGCTGGGCCTTCCGGAAACCGGCCCGCTGTTGGAAGACGGTCTGTTGAATAGCTCGGTGTTGGTGCGCGCCCGCGCCGCCGAAGCGATCGGGAAGGCCGGCTTAGCACCCAGCTCGGGCGCGCTGAAACGGGCGATCAACGACGACGCGCCAAGCGTCCGCATCGCCGCCATGAATGCGCTGGGCGATGCCCGTGTCATGGAGATGAAGCCGCGGCTGATCGAAATCGGCAGAACAGAAGATGGCCCCGAGGCCATCTTCGCCTATGCCGCGCTCTATAAGATGGGCCAGACCGACATGCTCATCGACATCACCAATGCCGCCACGTTGCCGGACGCGGAAGTCCGCATGGCCGCGATCGGCGTGCTGGGCCGTCTGAAGCGGCCGGCAAGCCTGGCGCTCCTCAGTCAAGCCGTCTATGACCCCAATCCGTCGGTGCGCGCCTTCGCCGCCGGCGCGCTGGGCGAGTTCGGTTCCCCCGGAGGCGTCGCGCCGCTCACCCACGCGTTGGGCGATGAGATGGCCATGGTGCGCGGCGTGGCAGCCGGCAGCCTCGGCCGGTTGGGCCTGAAAGAAAATCGCCCGTTGCTCCAAGCCCTCACCAGAGATCCCAGCTTGCAAGTGCGTGCGAGCGCTGCGGAAAGCCTGCTTCGTCTCGGCGATTCATCCGTCCTCCTGCTCGCGGCCGATCTGGCCAGAAACCCGGACCCGTCCATTCGAAGCAGCGCGGCTCAGGCATTGAGCGCCACCTCGGACAAGGAAGCCTTGTCGCTGTTGCAGGCGTTGCTCCAGGATCAACAGCCGCTCCCGCGACTCATGGCCGCGAAGGCCTTAGGCAAGGTGTCCGGCCCCGTGATTCCGATTCTTCTCAAAGGCCTGCAAGACTCCGATGAGGCCGTGCGGATCGCCGCAGCCGGCAGCCTCCTGCAACAGACCGCACGCGCCGCACGCCCTACGCGGCGGCTTTAGCAGGCGGAGAACAACTCGGTTGCAACGCGAAATACCTGGCTGACGCTGTTCGTGAGGGATGAGGGACAGCATAACCGCAGGATGCTCAAACAGGCTGTCCAGCAAGGCCGCAGCGAGCAAAGCGGTGAGGCGTACCCTTGTGGTACGGTGAGCCGCTTGGTGAAGTGAGAACGCCGCTGGCAGACTGTTTCAGCATCCTGCCAGACAATCGGAGGCCCATGCTTAAATTTCTCGGAACCCTGATCCTGATCGCCGCCGCATTCGGGGCCGGCTACTTCGTCGGTCAGCGCCCGGTCGGCACGCTCCAGCACACCGTCTCTGACCTTCAAGAATCGATCACGAAACTGTCGCGCAATGTCTTGGACACCACACAGGGCATTGAGCGCGATCTGCGCCGGCGCCAGGGGCTCGTGGATGCGAAGTCCCGGGTCGTGCAAGCGAAGGCCAACCTGTTTGATCGAAACTTCGGGGACGCAGCGAAGGAACTGGGGGAAGCGGTCACCGTCCTGGAACTCGCGACCAAGGGCGCAAAAGCCGACCCTGCACTCGACGCGGTACGGGAGGTGGCCAGCACGTTGCGGGAAGTACGCTTAGAAGTAGCAATGGGGAAATCGATGCCGATGAAACGGCTCGACGAGATCCAGCTGAGACTGGACAAAGAGCTGAGCCGGTAGGCTAGGTAGGCTATTCAGAAAAGCCGGACAGCCAGGCCGCAGCGATCAAAGAGGCGAGGCGTACGTTCAGGGGGGTACGTTGACTCTCAGAACGAAGCGAGAATGCCGCTCGCAGACTTTCTCAAGAACCTGCTAGGCATTCGCCGGTTGGGAAACCGGCGTCTTCTTCCACTTGGCCAGGATCCGCTCGACACGCATCTTCACGACCATATCGGGATCCTTGAGCAACGGCTTGATCGCCTCACGCCCCCGGTCGTCGCCGATCGACTCCAAGGCGGCCGCCGCAATCAACCTGGTAAACCAGTCTTTATCCTGCAGCATGGCGATGAGCGGATCGATCGACTCGCTGTGTTTGATCCGGCCCAATCCCAATACGGCGCTCTGACGGACGCTCTCTTCTCTATCCTTCAGCGCGGCAATAAACTTCGGCACCGCCGGCTCGCCGAGTTCCACGAGCGCATTGATCGCGTCATCTTTGAACTCGTCATTGCGCAGCTGCACCATCAAGGGATCCAAGACCCGTTCATCACGGATCTTTCCGAGTGCCAGAATGGCGTACTTCCGCACATCCCAGTCGCGGAGCAGCTTCAATAGAATTTCGACAGCCGGAGAGCCGACCTGCCCGAGCGCCTCAATGGCCACTTCGCGCACTTGCCAGTCACCGTCGCGCAGCGCGCGCGACAACGGCTCGACGCACCGCTCGTCACCCATCTCGCCGAGCGTAATGACGGCTTCACGCCGCACCACCCAGTCCGGATCGCTGAGAAGATCGATCTGAATCTCGATCTCGTCCTTGACCTTCTCTTCTTCCAGGATGACCTGGTCGGGAGCGACAGCCACCAGTTCCTGGGAAGCCGCAGGGGTCAACGCCAGGTCTTCTGCCACCTTGTCGGCCAGCTCATCGCTGGCAGGAATGGCGTCAGGGGTCTTAGCGGACGGGGATGCTTGACGGGGGTGTTCCATAGTTCAATCCTACAACATTCGCTCGCACATCATAATGAACGGACTACTTCGCAGGGGTCGCGGCCTTCTTTCCTGCGGCATGTTTCTGCCTGAGCGCCAAGGACCGGCGACGGCGCTGTTCCCGCTTCAACCGCTTCCGCAAGGCCCGCACTGCGGCTCCGCCATCATCCGCCTTCTTGGTGGTAAGCTTCTTCTTCAACTTGGCTTCTTCGGATTCTCCTGCCGTCTTCTTCGCCATGCCGTCTGACTCCTCTTCCTCAAATCGATAATAGGCGTGATCTGCCCTTGAATTTTGACGACCCAGTGTAGAGGAGACCTTCCGGCACTGTCAACCGCGCCGACTCCCGTCGCTATCCGATGACAAGCGTGATGTTTTCGGTATGGGCCGTATGGTCGGCCGCTAAGAGGGACGGCACGCGACGAATACGCCGCTGCATTAACACGTCGGTCGGCAGAATGCGAGGGCGGGGCCTAGCCGAAGAGACGGGTAGCCCCAATGTGGAGACGGGAGGAACCCGGATGGCGAGCGGGTCAAGGTGATGGACGCTGAGGAGTGCGGATTGGGTCGAAGGGGCCTCTTCTTCCGCCAGGACAAAGTCCGGCCGACGGTCTCCGACGACTTCCAATTGAATCACGGACAGTCCGTTCTGGACCATGCCCAGCTTCACCGCTGCCGCCTGCGAGAGATCGAGGATTCGACCATTCACATAAGGGCCGCGATCATTGATCCGAACGCGGACATGCTTCCCGTTGGTCAAATTCACCACCCGCACCATGCTGCCGAGCGGGAGGGTCCGGTGCGCGGCCGTCAGGGCCTGCATGTCAAACAGCTCCCCGTTGGCAGCCTGTTTGCCATGGAACTGCTCCCCATACCAGGAGGCAATGCCCCGGTCCTTGATCCCGACATCCAGCCCTGTTTCTCCCTTGGGCACCCATGAGCAGGCCCCGAAGGACAGACAGAGGGCGGCCAAGAGAATCCCGGAAAGGCTGGTGCGCGGATGCGTCATACAGATTTGGTGTGTCATCTTCGCTCGATCCTCCACTTGTAGGCTAGGACGTCTGGCTCACAGATGTCAGCCTACGGGAGGTTGCCGACCTCAACAATACCGACTGAGTACTCCTCCCCCCCTACATTCGTACGGGGGAAAATCCCGTGCACATTCACAATCGGTGGTACAAGAACGAACAAAGCGGCATGTCTTCTGGAGAACGCGGTACCGCTATATATAGGGAGCGCGTGAGGAGAGTCAACCAGCAACCGGGGACAGGACTGGACCGAACAACGACCAAGAGTCCGGGAAGCCGGCCTGGAGCCGGCTTCCCGGAACGGGTGGCGGTTAGCGAAAGCGCAATGCGGTTCCATCAAATTTGGTCGAACTCATGAACTTTTCAAAGTTCCGTTCCAGCACTTCGCTCACAAGTTCCTCTCCGTCTTCCGGGGCATACCAGAACACAGTGTAGTTCCCCGTGTGACTGTTGGTGCTGGTGATCGAACTCCCGTCCGACTGGTTGGCCGCCTGAACGGTCAGTTTATTCTTCGCGGTGATGTCCGTGGATCCGACCACGCCATGCGCGTCAGCCGACAACTCAAGAATCTTCCCTGAGATCACCACATCCGCTCCCCCGGTCTGACTGGCAGAGGCGGCATACTGTGCCCGCCATCCCTTGCGCGCCAGATAGTCGGCGAACGCTTTGGCCGTGGCTTCTCCAATCGTCCCACTCTTGACGGTAAAGACCTGGTCGGAGCCCCAGAGCGAGTGACGAGTCCCCAGCTTGGTGCGGTCAGACCGGTCGTCCTGGAAAGGAATCACCACCACTTTGACCGAACTGACGGGAGCCGACGAAGTCGACGTTGCGACAGGTGTGACCCCCACATTCATCGGCACCGCTTCACCCTTTGCCGCACATCCCCCTAACCACACCAGACTCCCCAATAGAATTGCACCCCAAGCCATCTGTTTCACACGGACCTCCTCTGCGAGAAAAATTAAATGACGATGATCGAGTCAGCGACAAATCGTATTCGACTACGCGGCGAAAAACTCTAGCAGGTCACTCCCCAACTGTAAAGATTGCTTCTGCGGGTATCGCGGGCCATCGGTGTCGGCCGGTGCCGTATTGACTGATCCCGGCGGACTCAGTAAGATCCGAAACGTGATGACGATGTGCTCGTTCAGTGCGAGTGTACGGCGAACTCCTTCACAGTTGATCACCCCGACACGACATGCATGATTGACGTTAAGAACATTACCAAACGGTATGGGAATCTCACGGCCATCGACCGGGTCACGTTTTCCGTGGCCAAAGGCGAGGTGTTGGCTTTTCTTGGCCCGAACGGCGCCGGAAAGACCACCACCATGCGTATCCTCACCTGTTTCATGCCGGCCACCGAGGGCACAGCAAAAGTCGCAGGCTTTGATTGCGCTGACCAGCCCCTCGAAGTGAAACGCCGCATCGGCTATCTCCCTGAAACGCCACCGGTCTACCAGGAGTTCACCGTCTCGGAATATCTGACCTTCGTGGGCCGGATGCGCGGCATGGTCGGCAAAAATCTCACGACGGCCATCGATCAATCCGTTGAGAAGTTAGCCCTGGGTACGGTCCGCCATCGCTTGATCGGCAACCTGTCGCGAGGCTACCGTCAACGCGTCGGGTTGGCCCAGGCGGTCCTCCACGATCCGCCGGTCTTGATCCTCGATGAGCCGACCGTCGGGCTGGATCCCAAACAGATCATCGAAATTCGCGACTTGATTAAAAGTCTGGCCGGGTCACATTCCGTGATTCTCAGCACGCACATTCTTCCCGAAGCCACCGCCGTCTGCCAGCGGGTTGTCATTATCAGCGGCGGACGAATCGTTGCGGAAGACACCCCCGATCAGCTTTCTGCGCGGCTCCGGCATTCGGAAAAGATCTCTGTGACGATCAAAGCACCGCCGGACAACTGTCTGGCCAAGCTCCAATCCATCTCAGGCATTCTGAATGTGTTTCAAGGTCAGTCCGCCGGCACGTTCCTCCTTGAATGTGCGCTGGGTCAGGACAAGCGTGATGAGGTCGCCCGGTTCATCATCGCCAATCAGTGGGGCCTCCTCGAATTACGGACGATCTCCATGACTCTCGAAGACGTGTTCTTGCAACTGACCCGCCATGAAGAGGGCATGACGCCTCAAGCCGACCAGGTGAGCGAGCTCCCCCAGGAGACCGCCTCATGACTCCGGTACAGGCCATTATCGCGAAAGAACTGCGCGGCTA
It includes:
- a CDS encoding HEAT repeat domain-containing protein, coding for MEHPRQASPSAKTPDAIPASDELADKVAEDLALTPAASQELVAVAPDQVILEEEKVKDEIEIQIDLLSDPDWVVRREAVITLGEMGDERCVEPLSRALRDGDWQVREVAIEALGQVGSPAVEILLKLLRDWDVRKYAILALGKIRDERVLDPLMVQLRNDEFKDDAINALVELGEPAVPKFIAALKDREESVRQSAVLGLGRIKHSESIDPLIAMLQDKDWFTRLIAAAALESIGDDRGREAIKPLLKDPDMVVKMRVERILAKWKKTPVSQPANA
- a CDS encoding septal ring lytic transglycosylase RlpA family protein; this translates as MTHQICMTHPRTSLSGILLAALCLSFGACSWVPKGETGLDVGIKDRGIASWYGEQFHGKQAANGELFDMQALTAAHRTLPLGSMVRVVNLTNGKHVRVRINDRGPYVNGRILDLSQAAAVKLGMVQNGLSVIQLEVVGDRRPDFVLAEEEAPSTQSALLSVHHLDPLAIRVPPVSTLGLPVSSARPRPRILPTDVLMQRRIRRVPSLLAADHTAHTENITLVIG
- a CDS encoding HEAT repeat domain-containing protein, with amino-acid sequence MVNASALERPYRAPWSAIAAALCFAVMAGLFLLFAAPLETRAATSPPSAQDKDLPALFKAGDYPAIVQRFQALPKDATPSKEMLRLAFQSFVKLGRGEEALPLYPRIKADGQPDDLTLLRPLALSLITSRVRDQKEHVRIAAYTVLAELGLPETGPLLEDGLLNSSVLVRARAAEAIGKAGLAPSSGALKRAINDDAPSVRIAAMNALGDARVMEMKPRLIEIGRTEDGPEAIFAYAALYKMGQTDMLIDITNAATLPDAEVRMAAIGVLGRLKRPASLALLSQAVYDPNPSVRAFAAGALGEFGSPGGVAPLTHALGDEMAMVRGVAAGSLGRLGLKENRPLLQALTRDPSLQVRASAAESLLRLGDSSVLLLAADLARNPDPSIRSSAAQALSATSDKEALSLLQALLQDQQPLPRLMAAKALGKVSGPVIPILLKGLQDSDEAVRIAAAGSLLQQTARAARPTRRL
- the glgP gene encoding alpha-glucan family phosphorylase, whose protein sequence is MDTVENSNPISKHLPQNLIRLAELSQNLWWSWTLEARQLFELIDPTLWYFTHHNPVRLLQEVKPERLQQLVHDPTFVRHYSAVMKRFDEYRLGNGTWYGKKYGHPKSPSIAYFSAEFGLHISIPIYSGGLGILAGDHCKEASDLGVPLVGIGFMYPQGYFRQRITPEGWQEAAYAPFNREESPIRPALTPSGAPCRITVVMGHRTVAAQVWRAEVGRIVLYLIDTDVPENNPENRALSARLYGGDQEIRLCQEILLGIGGVRMLRELGINPTVFHANEGHSAFLTLERIREFVQKGSTHAEASELVRQSTVFTTHTPVPAGHDVFPHHLMDRYFAGYWEQLGLSREEFLRLGETPESRGQGFNMTALAMNQAAHVNGVSREHGRVSREMWQHHWPGLATDLVPIKSVTNGIHAPTWIGLEMNQLYGKFLGPDWAERCDEQAMWQRVSDIPDGELWAVRKTMKRKLMRFIRERARTGWINGHLQSSQVIARGTLLDPEALTLGFARRFATYKRATLLFRDLERLKRLLQNHWRPVQLVFAGKAHPADEPGRYFIHEVVNFCNDHKLGGHIAFLEDYDMHMAKFLVQGVDVWLNTPRFPLEASGTSGMKAALNGVINCSVLDGWWKEGYNGANGWGVDPLPPSTDQHEQDVHDSEELYRLLEQEVVPLYYQRDLDGTPRGWLQMVKECIRTVAPQFCTKRMVKDYVETMYSGAAARTPSSW
- a CDS encoding ATP-binding cassette domain-containing protein, with the protein product MIDVKNITKRYGNLTAIDRVTFSVAKGEVLAFLGPNGAGKTTTMRILTCFMPATEGTAKVAGFDCADQPLEVKRRIGYLPETPPVYQEFTVSEYLTFVGRMRGMVGKNLTTAIDQSVEKLALGTVRHRLIGNLSRGYRQRVGLAQAVLHDPPVLILDEPTVGLDPKQIIEIRDLIKSLAGSHSVILSTHILPEATAVCQRVVIISGGRIVAEDTPDQLSARLRHSEKISVTIKAPPDNCLAKLQSISGILNVFQGQSAGTFLLECALGQDKRDEVARFIIANQWGLLELRTISMTLEDVFLQLTRHEEGMTPQADQVSELPQETAS